In Dromiciops gliroides isolate mDroGli1 chromosome 4, mDroGli1.pri, whole genome shotgun sequence, one DNA window encodes the following:
- the DDX20 gene encoding probable ATP-dependent RNA helicase DDX20, which translates to MAAVNNTRGGAMAAGLAPVPDPPVDPGEPGQGRSLRTAHDVGGPRARTGDVLLAEPADFGSLLLSRPVLEGLRAAGFERPSPVQLKAIPLGRCGLDLIVQAKSGTGKTCVFSTVALDSLILENLATQILILAPTREIAVQIHSVITAIGIKMEGLECHVFIGGTPLSQDKTRLKKCHIAVGSPGRIKQLIELDYLNTASIRLFILDEADKLLEEGSFQEQINWIYSSLPANKQMLAVSATYPEFLASALTRYMRDPTFVRLNSSDPSLIGLKQYYKVVNSHPLPHKIFEEKTQHLQELFSRIPFNQALVFSNLHSRAQHLADILSSKGFPAECISGSMNQNQRLDAMAKLKQFHCRVLISTDLTSRGIDAEKVNLVVNLDVPLDWETYMHRIGRAGRFGTLGLAVTYCCRGEEENMMMTIAQKCNLNLLCLPDPIPPGLMEECLEWDVEVKVAVPTAGSVSALVQPPKAIQKPDRTLQTPQQAQSSRVALPQTASGSAGAVKSKKAAKQKHPGKSHSDYGGKEKGELSRGAGYATQLKEPGENYIQTPAESSSVFPNQAREASLATLPKIPCLSSFKTQQPCTVTFAELVEDYEHYIKEGLEKHVEIIRHYTGPGEQALQPQNGLLKWRQTQESPRALVSSGRSEDSASDSDSGCSRASSQSKGNKSCLEGSSDNQVRENELASMTGRASPDQPLNRSETPSVEESQDVPHIPMKALGREEGANQTSKRSRKSVPKRAPHQLQWEPQEESWCDHAGEQPPVFPTNPQSYEDYWRSCYWAWQEYYAAASQSYSWNAKRHSDWMAAYHMNTIYLQELMRGGDL; encoded by the exons ATGGCTGCGGTGAATAATACTCGTGGTGGCGCGATGGCAGCGGGTTTAGCTCCCGTCCCAGACCCTCCCGTGGATCCGGGGGAGCCCGGACAAGGCCGGAGCCTGCGCACGGCCCACGATGTGGGGGGCCCGCGGGCGCGCACCGGGGACGTGCTGCTGGCCGAACCGGCGGACTTCGGGTCGCTGCTGCTGTCGCGGCCGGTGCTGGAGGGGCTGCGGGCGGCCGGCTTCGAGCGGCCTTCACCGGTGCAGCTCAAGGCCATCCCACTGGGGCGCTGCGGCCTGG ATTTAATCGTTCAGGCAAAGTCTGGCACTGGGAAAACCTGTGTATTCTCCACCGTGGCTCTAGACTCGCTAATTCTTGAAAACCTGGCCACCCAG atCCTCATCTTGGCTCCTACAAGAGAGATTGCTGTGCAGATCCATTCTGTTATCACAGCCATTGGAATCAAGATGGAAGGTTTAGAATGCCATGTTTTTATTGGAGGGACACCTTTATCTCAAGACAAAACCAGACTTAAAAAGTGCCATATTGCTGTTGGCTCTCCTG GCAGAATTAAACAGTTAATAGAACTTGACTACTTGAACACAGCCAGTATCCGTCTTTTTATTCTTGATGAGGCAGATAAACTTCTAGAAGAAGGGAGCTTCCAGGaacaaataaa TTGGATTTATTCCTCTCTGCCTGCCAACAAACAGATGCTGGCAGTATCTGCTACCTACCCAGAATTCTTGGCCAGTGCTTTGACGAGGTACATGAGAGACCCCACATTTGTAAGGCTGAATTCCAGTGACCCAAGTCTTATTG ggTTGAAGCAGTATTACAAAGTGGTGAATTCACATCCCTTGCCTCATAAGATTTTTGAGGAAAAGACCCAACACTTGCAAGAATTATTTAGTAGAATTCCATTTAATCAAGCTTTGGTCTTCTCTAACTTACATAGCAG AGCCCAGCATTTGGCTGATATCTTGTCATCTAAGGGCTTTCCTGCTGAGTGTATTTCTG GTAGCATGAATCAAAACCAACGTCTTGACGCCATGGCCAAACTGAAGCAGTTCCATTGCAGAGTCCTCATTTCAACAGATTTG ACTTCACGTGGGATTGATGCTGAGAAGGTGAATCTGGTTGTAAATTTGGATGTGCCATTGGACTGGGAGACGTACATGCATCGGATTGGCAGAGCTGGACGTTTTg GTACTTTGGGGCTAGCTGTAACCTATTGTTGCCggggagaagaagagaatatGATGATGACAATTGCCCAGAAATGTAATCTTAACCTCCTCTGTTTGCCAG ACCCAATTCCTCCTGGCCTGATGGAAGAATGTTTGGAGTGGGATGTTGAAGTCAAAGTTGCTGTGCCTACAGCGGGCTCAGTCAGTGCCCTGGTCCAACCCCCTAAAGCGATTCAGAAACCAGATCGGACCCTTCAGACACCACAGCAAGCTCAGAGTAGCCGTGTGGCTTTACCCCAGACAGCTTCCGGCTCTGCAGGAGCGGTCAAATCAAAGAAGGCTGCCAAGCAGAAGCATCCAGGGAAAAGCCATTCAGACTATGGAGGCAAAGAGAAAGGGGAGCTTTCCAGGGGGGCGGGCTATGCCACACAGTtgaaagaaccaggagagaactaCATTCAGACCCCGGCTGAGAGTTCTAGTGTCTTTCCGAACCAGGCCAGAGAAGCTTCACTTGCCACACTCCCCAAAATCCCTTGTCtatcttcctttaagacccagcaACCCTGCACCGTGACTTTTGCGGAATTGGTGGAGGATTATGAACATTACATTAAGGAGGGACTAGAGAAGCATGTAGAAATTATCAGGCACTATACTGGTCCTGGGGAACAGGCCCTGCAGCCCCAGAATGGTTTATTGAAATGGAGACAAACTCAAGAGAGCCCCCGGGCGTTGGTGAGCAGTGGCCGCTCAGAAGATTCAGCTAGTGACAGTGATTCTGGCTGCTCAAGAGCATCGTCCCAGAGCAAAGGGAATAAGTCATGTTTAGAAGGCTCTTCTGACAACCAGGTGAGAGAAAACGAACTGGCCTCCATGACGGGCCGTGCTTCTCCCGACCAGCCCTTGAATAGAAGTGAAACGCCGAGTGTGGAAGAAAGCCAAGATGTTCCTCACATCCCGATGAAAgccctggggagggaggaaggggctaACCAGACCTCTAAGCGGAGCCGGAAAAGCGTTCCCAAGCGGGCACCCCACCAGCTCCAGTGGGAGCCTCAAGAAGAGAGTTGGTGCGATCACGCTGGGGAGCAACCTCCAGTTTTCCCCACCAATCCTCAGAGTTATGAGGATTACTGGAGATCCTGCTACTGGGCATGGCAGGAATACTATGCAGCTGCCTCGCAGTCCTACAGCTGGAACGCCAAGAGACACTCGGATTGGATGGCGGCCTATCACATGAACACCATCTACCTTCAGGAGCTAATGCGGGGCGGTGACCTGTGA